CTTGCTCATTATGTTTTTTTGTTGCTTCTTCTTGGGCTTTAGTCATTGCTTGCACTTGTTCCAAATGCTTTTTATTGGCATCCTCTTGGGTCTTTGTGAGTTTTGCTAATTTCTCCTGTAGTTCTTTGTTCTGCTTTTGACCAGCCTCCAGTTGTTCCTTAAACTGCTTCTTAATCTGCTCAGTAATGGCGGCACGAGATTTGGTTTTCTTCTCCGATACTATTTCCACCATTTCAGAGAAATATTGTCCTAATCCCTGTGGAGTTGCAGTCCATTTGTCTGCAACCTGACGTAAGAATATCTTTTCGTCCTTATGACCTACACCAGAGATAAATGGTGTTTTCAGCCCTACAACAGTCTCAATGACCTCTGGTTTGTCAACATCAGTAGTTGAGTCAATACCACCACCCCGAACCATAGCTATAGCATGATAGCCTAACTGATCCAGTTGTTTTAGCTTCGTGCAAAGAAGCTTTGTCTGGGTAAATACTACCCTGTCCTCAATTAAGTCAAGTGCTACCCTCGCCGCCTTGATACCATCTTCAAAGTCCTTCAGAGTGATGGATGTCGCTGCTATCAGGAGGGCAATTTTGGGTCTTGTCTCATTGAATAAGAGAGATTCGAGGATGCTATCAACGTTCTTAAATCCATCGGACACTTTACGTTGACGGTATTCGATGCGTTTTACCTCGTTCTCGTCGATGACCTGCTCCTTAACAATTTCTACACGAGACACATTTAACTCCAGTTTAATCTCGCTTTTAGGAGTTATCTTACGTCCCAGGGTGCCAAGAATCTCGACCAAATTGCCTGGAGTAAGTTCTTTCCGTTGGGCATCACTTATCCTAATAGGTAATTCTGAGGATGACTTTTCATCACGCAAAGTATCATAATAATAGCCTTGGTATGATGTGCCATTGCCTACCAAATAAAGTCCTCGAATACACACGATTTTGCCACTCGCCTGATTATTCTGGTGAGCTAAAATGTCATTGAAGATACCTATAATCTCCGATGGCGTATATTGTTGAACTGTTATATTTGCTGGCATTACAGTCTAAATTATAATTAATGACGTTACAAATTCTATATTTGTAGACTTTCTTTTTCTCTTTGCTCTATTTTTCTGAGCCTTTCTATTTCTTCATTGCGAGTCTTTTCTACTTTTGCGAGTTCTGCTTTATGTAATTGTTCTATACGTTCTTTCTGTTTTCTTTCTTCGCTTAACACTTTTATCTCAGCATTACATTTCCTATCTATGTATGTTATTCGTATCTGCTCGAATTGTGAAGTTTTCGCATCAACTTCTCTTCCGAAAACACCATATTGAAATGCTATTTGACAGTTATTATAGTTCCATGCTTTAGAAAAAGGAGAATCAAAGTCTTTTATTTCTTTTCCATTTGGCACACCGTACTTAGTAACAAACAATGGGTATAAATCCTTTGAAATGTTTTTTTCAATTATTACTTCCAAAGAACCAATAATATCATCAATACTGCTGATAATACAATCACATTCATAGTTTATCCCATCTACGATTAACGTTTTCTGAACGAAGAAAGATTTATAATTATCATATTCATCTGTTAGTTGCCAATTAGCAATATCGTGCTTTGCTATACCCTCTCCAATTCTAATGTCATTAAACGCTAAACTAATAGCAACATCCCTGTTTCTGTCTGCTCTTTCACTAAAAGGAATTATGATGGTTTTCAATTTCTTTAGCATCGCATACTCTTGGCAGGAAGCCGCAATCCATAAAAAAACTGTTATAATTGTAATTATAGTAACTATAACGCCCCCTTCATAGGTTCTTGGCCATGAGCTGAATAAGCTCATAAATTCGCCGAACATTGCAAATAATGGATATAAACAGAAAAAGGCAATGATATCAGATATGGCCATTCTGACCTGATGGCCTTTTTGAAAATGCTTAACCTTTGCGTCGAAATCATTTTTTATCCATTGGAAAGCAAAACTTGCTGTTTTTGAACTATAGTCAACCTTATCATAAAGAACCGTCCAACAGACAATATGTATCAAAGCGGTTAAAAGGCTACAAGCTATCATCCACCACCCGTACATAAATAGAAAAAGACCCAATATTGGAGTCAATAATGCAATTAAGTATGCAATAGAGAAGTTCGTTTTGAATACAGGAATCCTTATGCCTTGTTCAGATACGAGAAAATATCTATGATTAAACAAATTCGTCTCTACCGATGAATTGGAGGTGTTAATGATATAATAACTCCCAGTAGACATAGATGGGCCTGATATTCTTTCACGGCTATAAATGCCTGTTCCGGGGATGCCAGTGTTTAAATAAGTTCCATTTGGACCAAATGTTACACTCGCTCCACGAACACCGACTGTAGTGCTTATCCCACTCTTACTAAGATTTAATCTTATGCCAGGGAGTATTTTTATGCGTTTTCTAAATCTCCATCCCATATCAATCTATATCATTATAGCATTTAATAGCATCACTCATTATATCATCGTGATCAAAAGCCAACTTGGGTAGTGCATCAAGTGGGAACCATTGAGCTTTAGCAGCATCATCTTGGCCTTTTACCTCACATGGAGAGTCAATGACAGCCAGATAAGCAACTGTTACTGTGCGTCCTCTTGGGTCTCGATCAACCTTAGAGTAGGCTCCTATCTGTCGTAGCCCCTGGATCTTCATGCCAGTTTCTTCTTCCAGCTCACGAATAGCGC
This region of Prevotella sp. E13-27 genomic DNA includes:
- a CDS encoding NUDIX domain-containing protein, whose product is MAYSYKYPRPAVTADCVVITKEDCPKVLLIERGADPFKGCWAFPGGFLNMDETTEQCAIRELEEETGMKIQGLRQIGAYSKVDRDPRGRTVTVAYLAVIDSPCEVKGQDDAAKAQWFPLDALPKLAFDHDDIMSDAIKCYNDID
- a CDS encoding exodeoxyribonuclease VII large subunit; this encodes MPANITVQQYTPSEIIGIFNDILAHQNNQASGKIVCIRGLYLVGNGTSYQGYYYDTLRDEKSSSELPIRISDAQRKELTPGNLVEILGTLGRKITPKSEIKLELNVSRVEIVKEQVIDENEVKRIEYRQRKVSDGFKNVDSILESLLFNETRPKIALLIAATSITLKDFEDGIKAARVALDLIEDRVVFTQTKLLCTKLKQLDQLGYHAIAMVRGGGIDSTTDVDKPEVIETVVGLKTPFISGVGHKDEKIFLRQVADKWTATPQGLGQYFSEMVEIVSEKKTKSRAAITEQIKKQFKEQLEAGQKQNKELQEKLAKLTKTQEDANKKHLEQVQAMTKAQEEATKKHNEQVQALTKAQNEATKKHNEQVEAIQKQHKEQLEKSNKQNEELQKKLGELTKTHSEQLGKLQAQLKAQNDASTKQSKEFNESLKKMQETNGQLQKSMEKLTAQNTQANKDLNEAKDKARQLEKQLSEALSNSGSTLWKIIAIIAAIAFFAVLLFK
- a CDS encoding DUF4236 domain-containing protein, with product MGWRFRKRIKILPGIRLNLSKSGISTTVGVRGASVTFGPNGTYLNTGIPGTGIYSRERISGPSMSTGSYYIINTSNSSVETNLFNHRYFLVSEQGIRIPVFKTNFSIAYLIALLTPILGLFLFMYGWWMIACSLLTALIHIVCWTVLYDKVDYSSKTASFAFQWIKNDFDAKVKHFQKGHQVRMAISDIIAFFCLYPLFAMFGEFMSLFSSWPRTYEGGVIVTIITIITVFLWIAASCQEYAMLKKLKTIIIPFSERADRNRDVAISLAFNDIRIGEGIAKHDIANWQLTDEYDNYKSFFVQKTLIVDGINYECDCIISSIDDIIGSLEVIIEKNISKDLYPLFVTKYGVPNGKEIKDFDSPFSKAWNYNNCQIAFQYGVFGREVDAKTSQFEQIRITYIDRKCNAEIKVLSEERKQKERIEQLHKAELAKVEKTRNEEIERLRKIEQREKESLQI